A genomic window from Eleginops maclovinus isolate JMC-PN-2008 ecotype Puerto Natales chromosome 9, JC_Emac_rtc_rv5, whole genome shotgun sequence includes:
- the rpf1 gene encoding ribosome production factor 1, which produces MDITEVPVSNENKGKKNKNKKPNNKRVTKERNAVEPKQEEKMENSEAAFPPTFSVSEIKNKQRRHLMFMKFKQEKRKQKLQVKKKKKKEREALGDKAPPKEVPKTIENQRVYDETTVDPEDEEIAFDEGTDEFSAYFNGLTNPKVLITTSDRPRGRTVRFCEQLATVVPNAHVYYRRGLALKRIIPQCVARNFTYLMVINEDRKMPNGLVLCHLPEGPTAHFKISSVRLRKEMKRRGKEPTEHSPEVILNNFTTRLGHSIGRLFAALFPQDPQFVGRQVATFHNQRDFIFFRFHRYIFKNEKRVGIQELGPRFTLKLRSLQKGTFDSKFGEYEWVLKRHEMDACRRKFQL; this is translated from the exons ATGGACATTACAGAGGTTCCTGTGAGTAATGAAAATAAAGGtaagaaaaataagaataagaagCCAAACAACAAGAGAGTGACTAAGGAGCGAAATGCCGTGGAGCCgaagcaggaggagaagatggagaacaGCGAGGCTGCCTTCCCCCCCACCTTCAGTGTGTCCGAAATCAAGAATAAACAGCGAAGACACCTCATGTTCATGAAGTTCAAGCAGGAGAAAAGAAAG CAAAAGTTGCaagtgaagaaaaagaagaaaaaagaaagggaagctTTGGGTGACAAG GCACCGCCCAAAGAAGTCCCAAAGACGATAGAAAACCAGAGGGTGTACGACGAGACAACAGTCGACCCAGAAGATGAAGAG ATTGCATTTGACGAGGGAACTGATGAATTTTCTGCCTATTTCAATGGGTTGACAAACCCAAAAGTGCTCATCACAACATCAGACCGACCAAGAGGG AGGACTGTGAGATTTTGTGAGCAGCTGGCCACAGTAGTCCCGAACGCCCATGTGTACTACAGAAGAGGTTTGGCCCTGAAGAGGATCATTCCTCAGTGCGTTGCCAGGAACTTCACCTACCTAATGGTCATCAATGAGGATCGCAAAATGCCCA ATGGTTTGGTTCTTTGTCATCTTCCTGAGGGGCCAACTGCACACTTCAAGATCAGCAGTGTTCGACTACGCAAGGAGATGAAG AGACGAGGCAAAGAACCAACTGAACACTCCCCGGAGGTGATCCTCAACAACTTCACCACACGGCTGGGCCACAGCATCGGCCGGCTGTTCGCTGCTCTCTTCCCACAGGACCCCCAGTTTGTGGGTCGGCAGGTCGCCACCTTCCACAACCAGAGAGATTTCATCTTCTTCAGGTTCCACAG GTACATCTTCAAGAACGAGAAGAGAGTTGGTATTCAAGAGCTCGGACCTCGCTTCACCCTCAAACTCCGCTCTCTCCAGAAAGGCACCTTTGACTCAAAGTTTGGGGAGTATGAGTGGGTCCTTAAG CGCCATGAGATGGATGCCTGCAGAAGGAAGTTCCAGCTTTAA